One stretch of Chryseobacterium indologenes DNA includes these proteins:
- a CDS encoding cupin-like domain-containing protein, translating into MQLIPVKKTKKLVSRNFITHHMKPQIPVIIEDFIDPESPAFQKWNYEYFKEIAGDQKVDIYGSEMDSMDRVASQPIAQTTFSDYLDLIDSTPTEHRLFLFNLLTIKPELKDDIIYNDVTNGKILKWLPFMFFGGEGSATRNHIDIDMSHVFITQFEGIKRIWLFPWEQSDLMYKLPYNFHSLPNIKTPDYRQYPGLLYLNGYEAVLHPGETLYIPSGWWHYIQYETGGYSVSVRALPSSLLEKWRGFKNLVITRNFDNIMRNIFKEKWFRYKVKAAKRRGTKAFKKQKSFLI; encoded by the coding sequence ATGCAATTGATTCCGGTAAAGAAAACAAAGAAACTCGTTTCAAGAAACTTTATAACCCACCACATGAAACCTCAGATCCCCGTCATTATAGAAGATTTTATAGATCCTGAAAGCCCGGCATTCCAAAAATGGAATTATGAATATTTCAAGGAAATAGCAGGAGATCAAAAGGTAGATATCTACGGCAGTGAAATGGATTCTATGGACAGGGTGGCCAGTCAGCCTATTGCACAGACTACGTTCTCCGATTATCTTGATCTGATAGACTCTACTCCTACTGAACATCGTTTGTTCTTATTTAACCTATTGACTATAAAACCAGAACTTAAAGACGACATCATCTATAATGATGTTACGAATGGCAAAATATTAAAATGGTTACCTTTTATGTTTTTCGGCGGTGAGGGTTCTGCCACCCGAAATCATATTGACATTGACATGTCCCATGTTTTCATCACTCAATTTGAAGGAATTAAACGAATCTGGCTATTTCCATGGGAGCAATCTGATCTGATGTATAAGCTACCCTATAATTTTCATAGTTTACCCAATATCAAAACACCGGATTACAGGCAATACCCTGGCTTACTTTATTTAAATGGCTACGAAGCAGTTCTCCATCCTGGAGAAACCCTTTATATTCCATCCGGATGGTGGCATTATATTCAGTATGAAACCGGAGGATATTCTGTATCTGTAAGGGCATTGCCTTCGAGTCTTCTTGAAAAATGGCGTGGTTTTAAGAACCTGGTCATTACAAGAAATTTTGACAATATCATGCGGAATATATTCAAAGAAAAATGGTTCAGATACAAAGTAAAAGCAGCTAAGAGAAGAGGAACAAAAGCGTTTAAAAAACAAAAAAGCTTTCTGATATGA